A single Tenacibaculum sp. 190524A02b DNA region contains:
- a CDS encoding PIG-L family deacetylase translates to MNKRVTIFLSFLLVTTSIIAQKPQKLTSNQIYEKIQKLNFLGSALYIAAHPDDENTRLIAYLANHEKARTAYLSLTRGDGGQNLIGPEIRELLGVIRTQELLAARGVDGGEQRFSRANDFGYSKHPDETLKIWDKEKVLADVVWAIRTFKPDVIINRFNHRTPGTTHGHHTASAMLSVNAFDLAADKSKYPEQLKYTETWQPNRLFFNTSWWFYGSREKFAKADKSKMLSFDVGVYYPLKGLSNNELASMASSQHLCQGFGRLTTRGTQEEYVEFLKGEFPKDKKDIFSGINTTWSRIKGGGEIGAILYEVEKNFNFVNPSKHLPALLKAYGKVQALKDEHWKQIKTKELKEIIEACAGLYLETSASGNSTVPNSQVELNFEVLNRSSVSMALTSLEILPEGKKIVKNLDLALNQKKNFKETITVGNVAYSAPYWLALPWDLGMYKVEDQTIRGNPESKRSLEVKYTLTIENQTISFTKPVVYRYSQRDKGEIYEPFEILPKVTTKLKDKVLIFPKEGARKVSIEVRAGDKNTQGSVSLEIPKGWKVSPEKRAFSIEQKGDIQQVDFMVTPTVKESEGYIKAIAKLNGKKFDKELVEINYTHIPKQSVLLPSQAKVVRLNIKKEGSHIGYIQGSGDAVPESLRQIGYKVTEIVPAEINDKSLSKFDAVVVGIRAYNTKKELQFKQKYLLEYANKGGNVIVQYNTNRRVDVKAPYELKLSRDRVTDELAKVEMLAKEHAVLQSPNKITATDFNGWVQERGLYFPNSWSKEYTPILSMNDKGETPKKGSLLVAKYGKGNYIYTGLSFFRELPAGVPGAYKLFTNLLSLKNN, encoded by the coding sequence ATGAACAAAAGAGTCACTATTTTTCTTTCTTTTTTATTGGTAACTACATCAATAATAGCACAAAAACCTCAAAAACTAACTTCAAATCAGATTTATGAAAAAATACAAAAGCTTAACTTTTTAGGTTCGGCATTGTATATAGCAGCGCATCCTGACGATGAGAATACCCGTTTAATAGCCTATTTAGCCAATCATGAAAAGGCACGTACAGCCTATTTATCATTAACTCGTGGCGATGGCGGACAAAATTTAATAGGTCCAGAAATAAGAGAATTATTAGGAGTAATTAGAACACAAGAACTTTTGGCAGCAAGAGGGGTTGATGGCGGTGAACAACGTTTTTCTAGAGCTAATGATTTTGGCTATTCAAAACATCCTGATGAAACTTTAAAAATTTGGGATAAAGAAAAAGTCTTGGCAGATGTTGTTTGGGCAATTCGTACATTTAAACCAGATGTAATCATCAATCGTTTTAATCATAGAACACCTGGGACTACACATGGACATCATACTGCATCAGCTATGCTAAGTGTTAATGCTTTTGATTTGGCAGCAGATAAATCAAAATATCCAGAGCAATTAAAATATACAGAAACATGGCAACCAAATAGATTGTTTTTTAACACATCTTGGTGGTTTTATGGAAGTAGAGAAAAGTTTGCAAAAGCAGATAAAAGTAAAATGCTAAGCTTTGATGTAGGTGTGTATTATCCGCTAAAAGGACTTTCTAATAACGAGTTAGCTTCTATGGCTAGTAGCCAACATTTATGCCAAGGATTTGGACGTTTAACTACCAGAGGAACTCAAGAGGAGTATGTAGAATTTTTAAAAGGAGAGTTTCCTAAAGATAAAAAAGATATTTTTTCAGGGATCAATACTACTTGGAGTCGTATTAAAGGAGGAGGAGAGATTGGCGCTATTTTATATGAAGTAGAAAAAAACTTCAATTTTGTAAATCCATCTAAGCATTTACCAGCTTTATTAAAAGCGTACGGGAAAGTACAAGCTTTAAAAGATGAACACTGGAAACAAATTAAAACAAAAGAACTTAAAGAAATAATTGAAGCTTGTGCAGGATTGTATTTAGAAACTTCAGCTTCAGGTAATAGTACGGTTCCTAATAGTCAAGTGGAATTAAATTTTGAAGTATTAAATAGAAGTTCAGTATCTATGGCATTAACTTCTTTAGAAATTTTACCAGAAGGAAAGAAGATAGTAAAGAATTTAGATTTAGCTTTAAATCAAAAAAAGAATTTTAAAGAAACAATAACTGTAGGTAATGTAGCATATTCAGCACCTTATTGGTTAGCATTACCTTGGGATTTAGGGATGTATAAAGTAGAAGATCAAACAATAAGAGGTAATCCAGAAAGCAAGAGGTCACTAGAAGTAAAATATACATTAACCATAGAAAATCAAACAATTTCATTTACTAAGCCTGTTGTGTATAGATATTCTCAACGTGATAAAGGAGAGATATATGAGCCTTTTGAAATACTACCAAAGGTTACAACAAAGTTAAAAGATAAAGTACTGATTTTTCCAAAAGAAGGCGCAAGAAAAGTAAGTATTGAAGTAAGAGCTGGGGATAAAAATACTCAAGGAAGCGTGTCTTTAGAAATTCCCAAAGGATGGAAAGTATCGCCAGAGAAAAGAGCTTTTTCTATTGAGCAAAAAGGAGATATCCAGCAGGTTGACTTTATGGTAACTCCAACAGTAAAGGAGTCTGAAGGTTATATAAAAGCTATCGCAAAGTTGAATGGGAAAAAGTTTGATAAGGAGTTAGTAGAGATTAATTACACACACATTCCTAAACAATCGGTATTGTTACCTTCACAAGCAAAAGTTGTTCGTTTAAATATTAAAAAAGAAGGAAGCCATATAGGGTATATTCAGGGCTCTGGAGATGCAGTTCCTGAAAGTTTACGTCAAATAGGGTATAAAGTAACAGAAATAGTACCTGCTGAAATTAATGATAAAAGTTTATCTAAATTTGATGCAGTTGTAGTAGGAATTAGAGCATACAATACTAAAAAAGAGCTACAGTTTAAACAAAAGTATTTACTTGAATACGCAAACAAAGGTGGAAATGTAATTGTACAATATAATACCAACCGTAGAGTAGATGTAAAAGCACCTTATGAATTAAAATTATCAAGGGATAGAGTAACTGATGAGCTTGCTAAGGTAGAAATGTTAGCTAAAGAGCATGCGGTTTTACAATCCCCAAATAAAATAACCGCTACAGATTTTAATGGTTGGGTACAGGAAAGAGGTTTGTATTTTCCGAATAGTTGGAGTAAAGAATATACACCAATATTATCAATGAATGATAAAGGTGAAACTCCTAAAAAAGGAAGTTTATTAGTAGCAAAATACGGTAAAGGGAACTATATTTACACAGGTTTAAGCTTCTTTAGAGAGCTACCAGCTGGAGTACCAGGAGCGTATAAGCTGTTTACCAACTTACTTTCTTTAAAGAATAATTAA
- a CDS encoding class I SAM-dependent methyltransferase, with translation MLSKQEKSTLRSQLFRHLDGIVVCPAASVLHEKGITEYLLQNSKVTLTKLSSHFKANNGYLNVALRSLCSQGWLEQEVDNNTNTVTFSINETSKTVFNYFYLYKDAFSLLKLSEKYSSRKFEKEPFYALEKLYNNFKNNFQLKESDTPIISQIKTHIEGIIVAPTIVLLGMSGMFHKYFMQTKFQADEFHKDPENFGRLLDILADLGWFIKTNNSYEFTDKGLFFAKRASAYGVTVSYIPTLRKLDKLIFGDPNIFRTSGIGNEEIHVDREMNVWGSGGAHAAYFRVIDEIIINLFNKPIHEQPKGILDVGCGNGAFLKHLFNVIENQTSRGKVLEEYPLLLIGVDYNEAALQITRKNLVQADIWAKVIWGDIGNPKALSEDLQTKYGINLSDLLNVRTFLDHNRIWEEPAPTNNLVTTTSSGAYAYRGQRLNNNLVIESLKQHFNKWKPFIGQFGLLLIELHTSNPTLVAKNLGKTAATAYDATHGYSDQYIIELEEYMKAMEAIGLTSDENTFRKFPNSDLATVSINLFKPKDLLV, from the coding sequence ATGTTATCAAAACAAGAAAAATCAACCCTTAGAAGTCAACTATTTCGCCATTTAGATGGTATTGTGGTATGTCCAGCAGCATCTGTTCTTCATGAAAAAGGTATTACAGAATACCTTTTACAAAACAGCAAAGTTACTTTAACAAAACTTTCCTCACACTTTAAAGCAAACAACGGATACTTAAATGTTGCATTACGTTCTTTGTGTTCACAAGGATGGTTAGAACAAGAAGTAGATAACAACACCAATACGGTAACTTTTTCAATTAATGAGACTTCTAAAACAGTTTTTAACTATTTTTATTTATACAAAGATGCTTTTTCTTTACTTAAACTCTCTGAAAAATATAGCTCAAGAAAATTTGAAAAAGAACCTTTTTATGCACTAGAAAAATTATACAACAATTTTAAAAACAACTTTCAACTTAAAGAAAGTGATACTCCAATCATTTCTCAAATAAAAACTCATATTGAAGGGATTATAGTTGCTCCTACTATTGTTTTACTAGGCATGAGTGGAATGTTTCATAAATACTTTATGCAAACAAAATTTCAAGCTGATGAGTTTCATAAAGACCCTGAAAACTTTGGTCGCTTACTTGATATTTTAGCTGATTTAGGCTGGTTTATCAAAACAAACAATTCATATGAATTTACAGATAAAGGGTTATTCTTTGCAAAAAGAGCTAGCGCGTACGGTGTTACTGTTTCTTATATTCCTACTTTAAGAAAATTGGACAAACTTATATTTGGGGATCCTAATATTTTCAGAACCTCAGGAATTGGTAATGAAGAAATTCATGTTGATAGAGAAATGAATGTTTGGGGAAGCGGTGGTGCACACGCCGCTTATTTTAGAGTTATTGATGAAATTATTATCAACCTTTTTAATAAACCCATTCACGAACAACCTAAAGGAATTTTAGATGTTGGTTGTGGTAATGGTGCTTTTTTAAAACACTTATTTAATGTCATAGAAAACCAAACTTCTCGTGGTAAGGTTTTGGAAGAATATCCATTATTATTAATTGGAGTAGATTATAATGAAGCTGCTTTACAAATTACCCGTAAAAACTTAGTACAAGCTGACATTTGGGCTAAAGTAATTTGGGGAGATATTGGAAATCCAAAAGCTTTATCAGAAGATTTACAAACTAAATACGGTATTAACCTTTCTGATTTACTCAATGTTCGTACTTTTTTAGATCATAATCGTATTTGGGAAGAACCTGCTCCTACAAACAATTTAGTAACCACAACTTCTTCTGGTGCTTACGCATACAGAGGACAACGTTTAAATAATAACTTAGTTATTGAATCTTTGAAACAACACTTTAATAAATGGAAGCCATTTATTGGTCAGTTTGGGTTATTATTAATCGAACTACATACTTCTAATCCTACTTTGGTTGCTAAAAACTTAGGAAAAACAGCCGCTACTGCTTACGACGCAACGCATGGATATTCGGATCAATATATTATTGAACTAGAAGAATATATGAAAGCTATGGAAGCTATTGGTTTAACTTCTGATGAAAATACATTTAGAAAATTTCCGAATTCTGATTTAGCTACCGTTTCTATAAATCTTTTTAAACCTAAAGATTTACTAGTATAA
- a CDS encoding histidine kinase: MLNEKILIEKSIKLYQNIKEYREEGNWEKVGEIYQSLSNISKTKNEVQNVLKYNDSAFYYFFKNKDTLNSIELIVDKARFLRKHKMFSESMESFLRAKDLAELSKNKIAKVKVLNEISSVYLAIKDYKKTRKVLLQLMSLTNDSTLSKSNLSCYNSLYNNYGNVLIRLKKTDSAIYYLNHSLELAKDKDLSQCHILSTLSEAYVEKKEYDTALQYALAANKNYLKTKISYRPNTELLISECYLGLGDKASAYKYLKKAYEVAYINGSVFYRLKVEERMSNYYKGIKDYEQALYHKNRYHKLFLKSYNSEKINEVLRVESKKELSEKENEINKLSKNRKKIILISLASLGVLALLFYFQKIRTEKHIAISQSKEAISKLEALHSKMNPHFLFNTISSIQNKVLNLERIKAYNMLESFSELLRIMLRNSDNINIKLSEELNFLELYLSFYKLRQGDRFEYILDVDTKAIGSNPLIPSMMLQPHIENAIIHAFPNNYEGTKKLIVTLKEVNKGIHVSIADNGIGREASFKNKKYKKTLSISTNNLKKRIEHLRKLGYKKANIEIRDLYKREKPIGTSVEVYLPYVLI, from the coding sequence ATGCTTAATGAAAAAATACTTATAGAAAAAAGTATTAAGCTGTATCAAAATATAAAGGAATATAGAGAAGAAGGGAATTGGGAAAAGGTTGGGGAAATCTATCAAAGTTTAAGTAATATTAGCAAAACTAAAAATGAAGTACAAAATGTTTTAAAGTATAATGATAGTGCTTTTTATTATTTTTTTAAAAATAAGGATACTTTAAACTCTATTGAATTAATTGTTGACAAAGCAAGGTTTTTAAGAAAGCATAAAATGTTTTCAGAGTCTATGGAGTCATTTTTAAGAGCAAAAGATTTAGCTGAGTTATCCAAAAATAAGATAGCTAAGGTAAAGGTGTTAAATGAAATATCTTCTGTGTATTTAGCAATAAAAGATTATAAAAAAACAAGGAAAGTATTACTACAATTAATGTCTTTAACAAATGATTCAACCTTAAGTAAATCAAATCTTAGTTGTTATAATAGTTTATATAATAATTATGGAAATGTGTTAATAAGGTTAAAAAAAACAGATTCGGCTATTTATTATTTAAATCATTCACTTGAATTAGCTAAGGATAAAGATTTAAGCCAGTGTCATATTCTGTCTACTTTATCAGAGGCCTATGTAGAAAAAAAAGAATATGATACAGCTTTACAGTATGCATTAGCGGCAAATAAAAATTATTTAAAAACTAAAATTTCATACAGACCTAATACTGAATTATTAATTTCTGAATGCTATCTTGGATTGGGAGATAAAGCTTCTGCTTATAAATATTTGAAGAAGGCCTATGAGGTAGCTTATATTAATGGTTCCGTTTTTTACAGACTTAAAGTAGAGGAGCGTATGTCTAATTACTATAAAGGTATAAAGGATTATGAACAAGCTTTGTATCATAAAAATAGATATCATAAACTTTTTTTAAAATCTTATAATAGTGAAAAGATAAATGAAGTATTACGAGTTGAATCTAAGAAGGAGTTATCGGAAAAAGAAAATGAGATTAATAAGTTATCAAAGAACAGAAAGAAAATAATTTTAATCTCATTAGCCAGTTTGGGAGTGTTAGCACTTTTATTCTATTTTCAAAAAATTAGAACAGAGAAACATATTGCAATTAGTCAAAGTAAAGAAGCTATAAGTAAATTGGAAGCATTACACTCTAAAATGAACCCTCATTTTTTATTCAATACAATTAGTAGTATACAGAATAAAGTATTGAATTTAGAAAGGATTAAGGCGTATAATATGTTAGAAAGTTTTTCTGAGTTATTACGGATTATGTTGAGAAATTCAGATAACATTAATATTAAACTATCAGAAGAACTTAACTTTCTTGAGTTGTACTTAAGTTTCTATAAGTTAAGACAAGGTGATAGGTTTGAATATATTTTAGACGTAGATACTAAGGCAATAGGTAGTAACCCATTAATTCCTAGTATGATGTTACAACCGCATATTGAAAATGCGATTATACATGCGTTTCCAAACAATTATGAAGGAACTAAAAAATTAATTGTTACGTTGAAAGAAGTTAATAAAGGTATTCATGTGAGTATTGCAGATAATGGAATTGGAAGAGAGGCATCTTTTAAAAATAAAAAGTATAAAAAAACATTATCAATTTCTACTAATAATTTAAAAAAACGGATTGAGCATTTGAGAAAGTTAGGATATAAAAAAGCGAATATTGAAATAAGAGACTTATATAAAAGAGAAAAACCAATAGGTACTTCAGTAGAAGTGTATTTACCTTATGTGCTAATTTAA
- a CDS encoding LytTR family DNA-binding domain-containing protein, which produces MQDIQYLQAEGSYTNVFFVDKKQLLVSKNLGYYESRLEAYGFIRIHPSALINFQYVIELDRTDGGYIVMEQGTHLPISKSKRMELEKLIRQNW; this is translated from the coding sequence ATACAAGATATTCAATATTTACAAGCAGAAGGGAGTTATACAAATGTGTTTTTTGTAGATAAAAAACAGCTGCTAGTGTCCAAGAACTTGGGATATTATGAAAGTAGATTAGAAGCTTACGGTTTTATTAGAATACATCCATCTGCTTTAATAAATTTTCAATATGTTATTGAACTTGATAGAACTGATGGAGGTTATATAGTTATGGAACAAGGAACACACTTACCTATTTCTAAAAGTAAACGCATGGAATTAGAAAAATTAATTAGACAAAATTGGTAA
- a CDS encoding M43 family zinc metalloprotease, which produces MSLFNLPKQLIVLALSFISLISTNSLAQEFNENTCGTDKAIKELYKLNPQAKTELQQLRKQINSNQFRKMNKAKSYVVPVVFHVFGKTYNGGTTVTLDIIKEALKLTNEDFQGLNADYTTIDAPFDAIKQPLDITFKLAQLDPNGNPTTGVVFYNEASGMANYNSPEVKRVAWDNYKYCNIYITRDLEGDGDFYKSGVAWYPSKSMSDQNIARIVYNGSYLGKNTNENFRSVLTHEFGHYLDLPHTFDKGICNNNPNDGDGVADTPSQKKNSSGTRCRVIKNCLNQEINNENFMDYTDCYKMFTKGQVDRMVNALENSVARNTLWTEENLIATGLATAQNARVVASSTTFEERFLNDGIIEKTIDITCEDCTFSKSSGEFAIGIDYIIDNLPTGLTSKIEATSNTKATITLRGTATNHEAINSTENLIVNFLNNMITGGVDQLFNKKLKFTVAFKDEYTEYCNVNIRYATYGHITKVDFNGTINETAYEGTTDNTSKIKFVTQKGKTYPLSITTNKGKGGDGDNFRIQIWFDWNKNFIYEDNELVESHTYANSQANAQGNYTHNTNITIPNSINIDETAFRVLVHYVQREEGDSACSTIDSGESEDYGISITDDNTPFSVEFYGTPTIVNFSDKVNFADNSTAGGSNTITSWKWTFQGGTPSSSNKRNPQGILFKEAGKYDVTLEVTNSKGETKTLTKPQYITSQLKYCDSSPEFGSYFSVNNVKLATINHKPRTSVYDNYFNSVSTELKAGDTYPITIKAEKGNGGNGDLNRVRVWADWNYDSQFTSNELLVSKEVKVSDYNANGEYEFTENITVPNSAVIGKKLGLRVTGHLVKNDAGENACGKYESGNTADYGLIISNDIDDTPSKINSISNVTGVEGNNFQHTVVLSTASSQSVSFPMRINGISADSNVDFQAPTFSNNVTFDGTNITIPSGISRFTITIPTIDDDIVEDNETYKITSGSISGTGTITDNDKDTNPDGDYCPASTLRDDSYITKVTFGNVNNTSDFKAYSNYTNQFDTFKSGDTFSIAIETKNETWDANVIVVWIDWNNNKQFETQEQVYKKSGIGPYNTNITVPNNAITATPLRMRIRKAYGKSDISACGEDSGIGEVEDYSIMVSDNTASISDAIYNNKVVVYPIPTKENIFLITPSNKSLDLQVVNMEGKLIYTTTKTPIQHKVELNLPQLPNGMYFIKGKQENNFLFKKIIIVK; this is translated from the coding sequence ATGTCCCTTTTTAATTTACCCAAACAACTTATTGTCTTGGCTTTAAGCTTTATTTCGCTTATTTCCACTAATAGCTTAGCACAAGAATTTAATGAAAACACTTGTGGTACAGACAAAGCAATCAAAGAATTATACAAACTAAACCCTCAAGCTAAAACTGAATTACAACAGTTACGTAAACAAATAAATTCCAATCAATTTAGAAAAATGAACAAGGCTAAATCATATGTTGTTCCTGTTGTTTTTCATGTTTTTGGAAAAACCTATAACGGAGGCACTACCGTTACCCTAGACATTATTAAAGAAGCACTTAAGCTAACTAATGAAGATTTTCAAGGTTTAAATGCTGATTATACAACTATAGATGCCCCTTTTGATGCTATTAAGCAACCTCTTGATATTACTTTTAAATTAGCTCAATTAGACCCTAATGGTAACCCTACCACTGGGGTCGTTTTTTACAACGAAGCCTCTGGAATGGCTAATTACAATTCTCCAGAAGTAAAACGTGTAGCATGGGATAATTATAAATATTGTAATATCTATATTACCCGTGATTTAGAAGGTGATGGAGATTTTTATAAATCTGGTGTAGCATGGTATCCAAGTAAAAGTATGTCGGATCAAAACATTGCTCGTATTGTATACAATGGTAGTTATTTAGGTAAAAACACTAATGAAAACTTTCGCTCTGTATTAACTCATGAATTTGGTCATTACTTAGATTTACCCCATACTTTTGACAAAGGTATTTGTAATAACAACCCTAATGATGGTGATGGTGTTGCTGACACTCCTTCTCAGAAAAAAAACTCTTCAGGAACACGTTGTAGAGTTATTAAAAACTGTTTAAACCAAGAAATTAATAATGAAAACTTCATGGATTACACAGATTGTTATAAAATGTTCACTAAAGGACAAGTAGATAGAATGGTGAATGCTTTAGAAAACTCTGTCGCTAGAAATACATTGTGGACTGAAGAAAACCTTATTGCTACAGGATTGGCTACTGCACAAAACGCAAGAGTAGTAGCTTCTTCTACAACTTTTGAAGAACGCTTTTTAAATGATGGTATTATTGAAAAAACTATAGACATTACATGTGAAGACTGTACATTCAGTAAAAGTTCTGGTGAATTTGCTATTGGTATCGATTACATTATAGACAATTTACCAACAGGATTGACTAGTAAAATTGAAGCTACTAGTAACACAAAAGCAACTATCACCTTAAGAGGTACTGCTACAAATCATGAAGCAATAAACTCAACTGAAAACCTTATTGTAAACTTTTTAAATAACATGATTACGGGTGGAGTAGATCAATTATTTAATAAAAAATTAAAGTTTACAGTTGCTTTTAAAGATGAGTATACAGAATACTGTAATGTTAACATTCGCTATGCCACTTATGGGCACATTACCAAAGTAGATTTTAATGGCACTATAAACGAAACTGCTTATGAAGGTACTACTGATAATACTTCTAAAATTAAATTTGTAACCCAAAAAGGAAAAACATACCCTTTGAGTATTACCACAAATAAAGGTAAAGGTGGTGATGGAGACAACTTTAGAATTCAAATATGGTTTGATTGGAATAAAAACTTCATTTATGAAGATAATGAATTGGTAGAATCTCATACCTATGCAAACTCCCAAGCCAATGCCCAAGGAAACTATACTCACAATACAAATATTACTATTCCAAATTCTATAAACATAGACGAAACTGCTTTTAGGGTTCTAGTCCATTATGTTCAAAGAGAAGAAGGTGATTCTGCTTGTTCTACAATAGACAGCGGTGAATCAGAAGACTATGGTATCTCTATAACTGATGATAACACTCCTTTCTCAGTGGAGTTTTACGGAACACCAACCATAGTTAATTTCTCTGATAAAGTTAACTTTGCTGATAACTCTACAGCGGGAGGTAGTAATACTATTACTTCTTGGAAATGGACTTTTCAAGGTGGAACTCCATCTTCTTCTAATAAAAGAAATCCACAAGGAATATTATTTAAAGAAGCTGGTAAATATGATGTTACTCTAGAGGTTACTAATAGTAAAGGAGAAACAAAAACGCTAACAAAACCTCAATATATTACTTCTCAATTAAAATATTGTGATAGTAGCCCTGAATTTGGATCTTACTTTAGTGTTAATAATGTAAAATTAGCAACTATAAACCATAAACCAAGAACAAGTGTTTATGACAATTATTTTAATTCTGTTAGTACAGAACTAAAAGCTGGAGACACCTACCCTATCACTATAAAAGCTGAAAAAGGGAATGGTGGTAATGGCGATTTAAATCGTGTACGTGTTTGGGCAGACTGGAATTATGACAGTCAATTTACAAGTAATGAACTTTTGGTTTCTAAAGAAGTGAAAGTTTCAGATTATAATGCCAATGGAGAATATGAATTCACAGAAAATATTACCGTGCCCAATAGTGCTGTAATAGGTAAAAAACTTGGTTTAAGAGTTACTGGGCATCTTGTAAAGAATGATGCTGGAGAAAATGCTTGTGGTAAATATGAAAGTGGAAATACAGCTGATTACGGTTTAATCATTAGTAACGATATAGACGATACCCCTAGTAAAATAAACTCAATTAGTAATGTTACCGGAGTTGAAGGTAATAACTTCCAACACACTGTTGTACTATCAACAGCTAGCTCGCAATCAGTGAGCTTTCCTATGCGTATTAATGGTATTTCTGCTGATAGTAATGTCGATTTTCAAGCTCCTACTTTTTCTAACAACGTGACTTTTGATGGTACTAATATTACTATTCCTAGTGGTATTTCTAGATTTACGATAACCATACCTACTATAGATGATGATATTGTAGAAGACAATGAAACATATAAGATTACTTCTGGATCAATATCTGGAACCGGAACTATCACTGACAATGACAAAGATACCAATCCTGATGGTGACTATTGTCCTGCCTCAACACTTAGAGATGATTCTTATATTACTAAAGTTACATTTGGAAACGTAAATAATACTTCTGATTTCAAAGCTTATTCAAATTACACCAATCAGTTTGACACCTTTAAATCAGGTGATACATTCTCTATAGCTATTGAAACTAAAAATGAAACATGGGATGCTAATGTAATTGTTGTATGGATTGATTGGAATAACAACAAACAATTTGAAACACAAGAGCAGGTATATAAAAAATCAGGAATTGGACCTTATAATACAAACATAACTGTACCTAATAATGCTATTACAGCTACCCCTTTACGTATGCGTATTAGAAAAGCATATGGAAAATCAGATATTTCCGCTTGTGGTGAAGATTCTGGTATTGGTGAAGTTGAGGATTACAGTATTATGGTTTCTGATAATACCGCTAGTATTAGTGACGCTATTTATAATAATAAAGTAGTAGTATATCCAATACCTACAAAGGAAAACATATTCTTAATTACTCCTTCTAATAAAAGTTTGGATTTACAAGTAGTTAATATGGAAGGTAAGTTAATTTATACAACTACTAAAACGCCTATACAACATAAAGTTGAGCTTAATTTACCTCAACTACCTAATGGAATGTATTTCATTAAAGGAAAGCAAGAGAATAACTTCTTATTTAAAAAGATCATAATAGTTAAATAA